In Aspergillus oryzae RIB40 DNA, chromosome 6, one genomic interval encodes:
- a CDS encoding uncharacterized protein (predicted protein) encodes MNRIPSSAGPTGYAQPERPIHVILAGDEEILTENNGASREKVTPLPPAYGLWRGSVRINPNLLYWHRVDINTSSLPQHANEAQGLGSKVPLPRPPSYTSDNGIDYVIEAQPRSLTQGPSAGWPGHP; translated from the exons ATGAATCGGATACCAAGCAGTGCAGGGCCAACTGGCTACGCTCAGCCAGAGCGTCCCATTCATGTCATTCTAGCTGGGGACGAGGAGATTTTAACTGAAAACAATGGTGCCAGTCGGGAGAAGGTTACGCCCCTGCCTCCAGCATATGGCCTCTGGAGAGGTAGCGTG AGAATTAATCCAAACTTGCTCTATTGGCACCGCGTAGACATCAACACCTCATCTTTACCACAACACGCAAACGAGGCCCAAGGTTTGGGTAGCAAGGTCCCATTACCACGGCCTCCCAGCTACACTTCTGATAATGGCATCGACTATGTGATTGAAGCACAACCCCGATCACTTACCCAAGGCCCTTCTGCAGGATGGCCAGGACATCCATGA